The sequence taggacaaaaataaataaataataataattttaaaaaacaaataaacaaaaatgcgttttatgatatcggaataatatcgcaaatgcaattaatcttTCAGCCTTCGTTCATGCACAGTATATAATCTGATTACTGTGTACAATATGTGTCACTGTTTGTATGTATGAAGgctaaatgtatttgtttgtaaaaaaaaaaaaaaaaaaaaaaaaactcccttacAACAATGAATACATGCAGATATGCACGGAATGATCGTTTAAAGTAGAAATAATCGCTCTCTAACACATAGAGCTTCTTTGTTGAGCAGCCAATGGTAACAACATATCTATCAGGCTGTAGATGGATTAGCATCATGCTAACTCAGCTGAGTTACCTTCAGGTCAAACACGAGCATTACTGTCTTTGTTATAAAACCAACGAAGCAGTGAAATTAAACCAGACACGACTTTAATCGACTCTGAAGAAAgccacttgtgttagcttcaGGCTAGCACTGAGCTTATACAGTGACTCAGGGAAATACCGGCAAACATCCACTCCGTAGCCAAACAAACACGTCGGGAAGCTTAACACGACCATGTCCAGGTAGAAAAGGAGAATTATGGTCCAGAGAAAGCTATATCTGAACCAGGTTAGTGtctaaaatatcacattttaagATCATTTAGAACCCTTACCAGACCATAGTACTTTCAAGCACCATCTTGACGTCTGAGGTTTACGTCGTGACGTAGGTAtcaaggtttttatttatttttttatttttttatttttatgcacaTATTCATAAACAACTTAAGCATGCCATCTTCATAGGTTGAACATACATTATTGAAAAGAGGTAGAGaatgaaataagagaaaaataaatactaataataatgaaagaaagtaaataaaatagtaCCGCATATTTTCCAGTAACACCAATAACGTATCAACAAAATCCTACAGGGGTCAGGACATAAGTTACATTATATTAACATAAAGTGCTCTAACACTATACAGAATTTCAGTGCAGactcattttttaatgttttcaggaATTTCACAAGCAGAATAAAAACGTTTTTCCAAAATAAGAAACttggaattttattttatttatttttttcggaATTTATGTATGGAGAATTTGGCTGtcaatattaaattattaacagCAAAGTCTATATTTTTATCTTTAGAAAAGTAGCCAAATTGTATACGCTCTAGCTCTCGCTCAGTACttccgcattaggtcaaaggtcaagagggataaactctcTATGGCTGACGGAGTAGGAAGCAAGTCTGACAGagaatttgattatttttttgcctttggagcgttgattccttaaaatatttgttgttttcaggAGAAGGAACAAACCGtttataacataaataaaaaaaaaaaatcagatataaataacgaggacactcagattaacactaaaaagaataattatattttaaatagcTATGgtaaaatgtataatataacTAGAAAAATCAGATATAAATGACAAGGacactcagattaacactaaaaagaatattaattatatttaaaattgcTACCGTACAATTTATAACATAATTAGAAAAATGTCatataaatcaatcaataaaaaaataatgatttttatctgaatatttgattattttacagGGGTGTAGCATTATTGAGAtcactttgttgtaatttgtgctatgtaaataaagttgaattgaagtaTTTCACAAAGGTAAGTATATTAAATCCCCCTTTTCTGACTTAAATGACATATTATGCAAGTAACAATTCATCTCATCccttttgaattaaaatacacatttttggatttaaaaaatgatgtcATTCTGAATGTAGTGACAAGTAACAATTCATCTCATCCCTtttcatgtaaaataaaaattttggaACAAAAGTTTCAACAGTGACCCAGGTTATAGTCAAATTTTGTAAACATAAATCAGCtaatcagtgctgtttcacttaatcagaatcagaaaatactttatttattattaagttAAATAAAATGCCAATTAAAAAATTTCATGACGTTGACACAGTATactaatcaattttatttgtcaaagtaAGTAAATGTAGGTTGTTTTGGCAAATGTATGAGTCCTGGCTACACTGCTTAGCCTTAGGCTTAATGTTCAGtactaaacatgataaaaggcCAAAATAGTGGTCAGATTCAAGTGATTAGAAATAGGCGATTCAGTATATTCTGTTGTTCTCTGTGTATTTTCACCATCTCACAGTACCACTAccattgttcttattgatttttaagctgttgaatgttttctgttgcactttttaccCTCGGCCAGCTTTGGCTAAGGATATTGTCATCAGTTtgtcgtctgtctgtctgtctctgtgtgtagaGTAGTGTAGGTCTTTTAATGCAataccctccaaccattttcacaccaaaacattggtactaatAGGGTGATTCCTggtaatgaaaagaaaaattccGGTTGGTAGATTTTTGGCGAAAAACAGCGTTTTTGAGGCTTTTTAACAAAACTTTGTCGTGGACTGATTTTagagaaggaaaggaggtggaccATTGATACAGGtgtaaggtgacattcactcagggctcttgattagtggcaaaaaaattatctttgtgtttgtcacagaaactACTGCATAATAAAATTCTATGCACAAACGTGAGTATTCatatttaatcatgttttacTCCCCTACcagtattataaatgtaatggatgaaccatttccaactataaattcactgaagtgcttagcttggtcacaatatttcaatgtaaattatttttcgTGACAGTTgatattttgaggatttttttaaatgtcaggcCGAGGGTTTTCAAGTTCGAGCACGTTACGTTTGATCATGTGAAGCActttgagttgccttgtgtatgaaatatatacaaatatatttgccttgccttatcaCTCACTTATCCACCCACCCCAATTTCAAGTTGTGAAATAGTTCCAAGGTCTCAGTGATGAAAGAGGGTCATCTGAGTTTTCTCTTACAAATAAAGGCTGGTCAGACGGTCAAACAGCAGTTATTGCAGAAGAAGCCAACAAGCAGACTGCAAGGTAAATACACtccatttatcattttaaaaataaatgtgtttaaacgtCCCCTAAATATTCTGCATTTAAGATGACTTATATTTGaacacttactgtatatatatattcatcaaGTGAACAGAAATGTTCTGCAGTGTTTATTCAGTGTgtaaaaaattactgcaaaaatgTTGCTTGTCAAAACTTTTGAATCTTTGAAATGAAATTTCCTCCCTGATCCAAAATAACCAACTTTCCAAACACAGATGAAGACTCTATTGTTTTTGCTGGGCCTGTTTGCAACATGTTATGGGAAAACAGAAGGTAAGTTTGCCTTTCAATCAAATCATACGTTAACATTTGTAAGGCaagacaaggcaaatgtatttgtatagcgcatttcatacacaaggcaactcaatgtgctttacgtgaCCAAAAAGTGCAACGGAAAACATTCAATTGTACCACATTAAGCTTTACACAGTACAAAATAAGCTTGATAAATGATTGCGTTTCAGTAACATCAGATATAATGGTAGGTTCTGTTGTTTCTCTTCCTGAAAGCTTTAATGATGTCACTTTGACTTGTGTGCAGATCTTTCAGGAAAGGTGTTTGTCTTTCCAAAGGAGACTGCAACTGATCATGTGAAACTCATCACATCAAAAACTAGATTTGAACACGTGTCCGTCTGCCTGAGGTACTTTTCTGatgattaatatttttggaTTGGTGTAAACATCTGGCAAATGGCTGTCCACCGATTCTTACATATGTGTGATGTATTCAGATTCATTACAGATCTCTCCAGGACGTACGGGATCTTCTCCATGTCTTCACCAGCTCAGAGCAAtgccttcctgctttttaaGGAAAGCACTTCTAATTCTATCGAGGTGGCTGTTAATGGCATAAGCATCCACTTTAAGTCTTTGTCCTTTCCTCCAAACACGTGGCATTACTTGTGCTCTACCTGGAGCTCTTCTAATGGATTGGCCCAACTGTGGCTGGATGGCAAACCATCCATTAGAAGGTTCGTTGGAAACAGTGTTATCACTGGTGCCCCGATCACCCTCCTGGGCCAAGAACAGGACACTTATGGCGGAGGCTTTGATAAGGATCAGTCATTTGTTGGCATGATTTCTCAGGTCCACATGTGGGACCATGTTCTCCCAGCATCAGAGATTAGACGCTATTCGCAGGGAAAACACATTACTCCAGGAAACGTGTTCAACTGGAAAGATCTGAATTACATGATCAGTGGGTCTATTCTGCTCGAGGAAGAGAGTGAGGTTGTGTGACAGTGTGTGAACTGATTTAATGCATTGCAGCAATACATCACAAACTGCGTTGTCTTTAAATTGAATTTGACATTTTAAGGCATGTTAAAGGAAAAGCTgctgaaaaatgtcattaaatgtGGTTATTTGAAAACTGAGTTGTGTACCCATCCTTGAACTCTGTGAAACATATAAACAAAGAGCACCAGGCACGGCAACCTCAAGGCAACCAGTCTGGACTGGGGGAAGAATTTGCATGAAGGGACAACCACAATTTAGTTCATCATTATATAGTTCACTTCCAGATATGTCAATGCTTTTACAAGGGATTTATAAACAGGCCTTTCGATGTGGAAGGGTTAAAAGTATGAAGGATCAGCTCtgtcataattaaaaaataaatacataaatgaataagtaaatactcacagataaataaataaatcactcaaTACCTGAATATATCTGccataaataaatcacataatACCAAAATACATGCCATAAGTGctatttatttagctttttatgcaggtgataactttaatttagtttttgatttatcatGCAATTTGTTACTTTTCCCCCATtagttcaatacatttgaaaatgtgttatttgtcaggactATTTAAGGGGCAACAGGCtttgaaagttcacctttgttAGCGTTACAGCTgcacctccaaaaacacaaatactatTTTGACCTCTGTATTGAAACTAGGGGTGTGTAATACCTGGCATCTGCTCATACAAttcgatacgatatatcctgatatttAAGTATAAAGTGATTATTGCGATTACTGGTAGTTTTTtcaatatatgacttaagaaacaactaatctgtacaTTCGTACACATACATgcgaacattatgtatgaaatatatattattggcatattttacactcaaatcATTGGCTTTAAGGTgttgccatgtgccaacaacttaaaataaaaaaataacatacaatctgtctgtggcttttaaaccaactttgactttagtgcaacttaactaaGAAATATGTCtggaacaacaaataaatgcagaaagttagtactttcttttagatttttttttttggaaaaacacaagctggtcaacatgcccaggtttcagtgcacttctttgtgcagttacagtgtctcctgcagtggaaaagaatTTCCTGGTTAAACAAaggtaaaattaaataaataaataaataataaaaaaaaaagaaagaaatcaaattaaaaaaaaatcgatatggtTGCATTTTCAATTGATACGAGAATCGCGCAACGTAATACTACAATATTTCGCCGAAtctatcttttttttccaacaccctAATTGAAACATTTGGATTTTTGGCATTACAGATATTCCAcattacaaaacacacacaaaattaacccACTTATATTCCAGTGTTAAAGCGTTTGGTAGACAAAGCACTCAGAACCTCACTCAGAACCAAGATTTCGAAAatatgtttattcattttttttagtcagACATTAAACGTTACCACCACataactgaaacatggcaggagagaCAGGCAGCACATGTTGCATGAGAAGGCATTTCCGTGACTCATATGTACATATACACATCTTATTTACCTGGTAAAAATAGAATAGTTGAAGCATATATAGGACAACCAGCAATGACGGCTCTCAGGCCTTGTGAAACAttcatgtagaaaaaaaaaaaaaaaagcaattggaAACTAACAAACCAATCATCATGGAGAGGATAAATATATCTCTATCATATCACAatctaaaaatgaaatataaaaagttTAACTGTCAAATAGTCCCTCTTTATAGGCAGCACACACTATAAAGTCTCAAACATCCTTCAGTCAATATACAGTTTACTTACAATCTTCTAAAGTACACAATAAAACCTACAGCGATCAGTAATAAATATACTTCTCAGAGCTGAAATGTTGCAGATTGTGGTTCGATTTCCATGAGTTCAAATTTATTGTAGTGTCTTCTGGCCATCTAGCACCTAAGGGTCACCATTTGTGCCAAAGTCCGACAAAACTGGTCTGCATTAGTAAATCAGGCAGTACCACCGAACATATAATTAAACCCAGGCTTTAGAAAATATAATCTGGATTTTCCTTATCAGGAGGAGATTACTGGAGTGTTTTCTTTGGCGCGTGTTTCACTCCTCTCTGACAAATATTTGAAAactattcaatattttttttttttttttttatcacctcAAAATACCAGAAATAATTACATTCAAGAACATTGTTCAAACTACATCAGAGTACATGTGCTATTACAAATGCAGTCATTTCAATTGAAACCGAGGGAATGTGGAGGTGAAGATTGAAAAGTTTCAGGTGTAAACTGATtgcatcaaaataaaaaataaagaccaatctTATATCCGATACAGCTTATTAGACTTGTAACTTGTAAGTACTCCATAGAAACCATTCAGtttaatgagaaaacaacatCAGTTCATGCAGAAAATCAATCTGTCACGTTTACTTCACTGAAATATTTGATCGGCTCTTCTCTTTGGCGCCACCACCTGTTAACACAGTTTCTTCTCACAGCTAACACTTCCTGCACAAACAGCAGCTACTTCTATGAAAGATCTAAAGTCATTTGAATCATTGCAGAGGTGATTTAAGTTTCTGTATCAGAAACACTTCCTGACAGCCATAAAAAAGAGACAGTTTATTGCCCTTACACTTGTGAGAACAAAACTAATGTATAAAAGCCACATACAAGCTGCGTTAAGACTTTCACACAAACATCCATATTACCCTGCTCAGGGTAGAAGGGCACTGGAGCCTCAGACTGGGCAGATGGTCAGGAAAACCCTGGACAAGTCACTAGTTTATCACAAAACTTCTCCCAGAAAAAAGGGAAAGACAAAAACGCGACCTTAGACTTTAGAACCTAAACCCTTCTCGCTGTAAGGCAGTATTTAGTACCTACAGTTCCCCTgagcagacacagacacacgcgcacacacacacatgcgcacacacacacacacatgcacacacacagtgttgtcGTCAGTCCACAGGTAAATGTGCGtggcaaaaatgaaaaacatacctGCAATGTGAAACACGCTAAGCCACTGTGAATGACAGCTCAACATAAACCCAACATAAAGGCCTTTTCTCTTAAAGGgcctattctcccatctggacttaagcactATTTCACACGCCTCTTTCCTGCGCGTATTCTCCgatccaggttcctgacacgcccacatCGCGTAACTTAACCAAAAGCATGTAGTCTGTGAActgaaggcggtctgaagccaAGGAGGCGAACTCGGCCATGATGTCATTCTGGGGGCGTCTAGAAATCACGGCACATGGAGTTTTCTCAATGCTGGAAAATGTCACTGAattctgtgaaaatgataaagcgcacttttaatttgaaacgccttcgttgataatgtaacattttgatttgatcagattattgcagtgtgaggatcGAACACAGTTGTCTCTCTATTTTCCCCCTTATATTAATGCCAGATTAACgcttgtttgtgtggaaagcctgattttattgacttcttacattcctgcattcagaaattaTAAGCGTGCATTAATCATCATcataaaactgttaaatgtgaacattttagaaatgatggtcaatcctttggcgtACTCGTGTGACTCCCCCACCCTCGTGACAGCGTGACAGTGTCACTTTGGATAGATTCTTTCCGGGAGTCTCTTCTGTAATATTATGAGTGCAtgtggcttaaattgtaactgagtctAAACTTCGAGTGCAATGTAATGTTTCACTTTATTGGGACACTGCaattattccaggttcagaagcacgtaaaaagaaaataaatgaagcagATGGGAGAATGGGcataaggccagatttgaatgggaacgtccacatttcagggccgctccacccagagtgtgtaactgggatggaggcgcgcagcgactgacttaagtacaggatGAGAATAGCGCGcagcatgggagaatagaccccttagTGTTCGCATCATCATTGTTTTAGCCTTCCTAATAAGGGCAGTTTTTAAGGCAGATTCCAGAATGTGTAGAGCAAAAAGTTAAATGCATTGTATACAGATGAAAGGAACAGACATGAAAGCAATAAACTGATCACAgtgaaaattataataatttaacagCCTCTACTGGCCTGCAGTGATGTGAAAAAATCTTCAATTTGAAATCCTTcaggtttcagcacttttaGCCACGAAaagaagacttttttttatggGATCATACGTGTGTTTTGTCATATTAAGACACACTTTACCACAGAAAATCACCAAAATGCACATTGAGCCATGTGAAGGAAAAGACGAGCTTAACTTGGAAACATGAAATATAACGACGAGTTAAGTCTGGTTTATCTCAGCATTGCACCTCTGACAACACtatgtgttgttttaatcaTTTCTTCTCAGTAAAAATGGGAGAACCAATGATGGTTTCTAATGTCTCTGCAGCCATGGACAGATGCCAAGCAGCTTTGGCTGtgattgaagaagaagaaatgttcAAACATCTTccgtgtgctgctgctgctgtcaaaTGCTGCACACTCGCATCTCCTCATGCTGTTGAAGTGGGAGTGGTTTCTGAGGTTTTGACTCACGGACTTTACAATATACAGCTTAGTTTGTGTACTGCATTCTTGAGGCAGACGGACATGTAGAAAAACCCTATGTTGCTCAATGGAAAGACGTTGcagcgatttaaaaaaaaaaaaaatctgttgttgcAGGGAGATCAGTCATCTTCTGGATAAAATATCCAGGAGAAACGGACTTCAGTACAGGAGTGCTCACAGTAACAGGATCAACAGCTGGAAAAACCTAACGCCTAGCATGCCGCCTGCTCTTACTCTTGGTTCCTGCGTTTGCAGTCTCATCCATCCCCTGCACTTTGTTGCTTCGTCCCACAGTGTCGGTTTATGAAGTGGTGGGGAGGAAACAGCAGGGGGGCAGTGGGAGGTCTGCAAGTGATGGACGGCTTCCATTCATACTCAACCTCAGCCAGTCATGAAGCCTCTCATCTATAGATGGCACATTTTTCTCACTGTAAACAACAAACAAGTggaaacaaaagacaaaaatgattCATTATTCATTAACTTAACtacctttaatttaattacCGTTTATATGATTGTGGTGGCTTTTTTGGTGACCTTTTACTTCAgtattgttaaaataaacaaaattgacCTTCGACACTgtagtattttatgtaaaagTCGTAGCATCGCTGAACAACTTCTTGCTGACTCAAGCTTAGGTTTGATTTTTCTTTCCGCTATATTTCAAAGGATtatgattttacattccacaTGCTCAACTTCACTTTTTCATTGTCATTGATTCCatattcctcttgtgttagctttctgttagcatctcttgtgataacaggtcagtttgacccatgtcttgaatcaacagtaaaatacaccaaaaaatatcatctatcatccaatttgtttctcatctcttggttacctttttaggcttcctaatccatgaaaatattggtattaatatttttagtgtgtgtttctgagccttttttctgtcagtatacccatagatttcaatattttgacagatagtgggaaaagtcgatataaaacatatttcaataattattaactacgtatgtgtaagccagataactgtaacatggttgcagaagtttgtgtttaattaaattagaattgacagttttttatagaatttccatgacaattacatttacaaaatcaattatttgaactcagttacaatcaAATTATGATTGCAAcagcaaaggttttttttttaaaaatacgtcataattgtaattaattatcaattacgcaattacaattataattgaccccaaccctgcttggCAGTGCTGTAAATCTGGAGATTACCTTCCATATTAGTAATGTACAAGTTCACTGCTCAGACTCAGATGTTCGTCTCTGGAATGATGTCAGACagagaaacgacatcttcattTACAGACAGGTTGCCTGAAGTGTCTGCATCAGCCTCCAAGCTggcaaagggaaaaaaaacagttaatgaGATAACAAAAATACCGTAATTTCCTGACTGTAAgcctaaattgtggatttttcccggttttataagcttcatgcaGCCACAAAATGaagctccgtcacattagaccaggtggaacaatgaagTTGTCAACATTAAATCGTTCTTGCTCGCACTGatctgatcactcattttgtcatgatgcacactgcgTCATCATAGCAACAACAaggagaaatgttgtcagagagcgagagagagagagcgcctgctgcagcagcagcatggatgaagtaaaagtcagctagtttgtaatagaagaataaacagcataaagttgttaaatcacccGTTAGttttgttcaggattgatcggtgctctgaactctgaggctgatggagacacTTCCATAAGGAGGACAGACAGACTGagtggagatcagaacagcctggatacatgctgtatccaggctgttctgatgTCCGCTCCGTCTagagtaaaagtcagccagtttgtaatagtagcataacagcatgacgttgccaaatcaccacgttggatttgttcagaagcgatcgcgTCCATATTCTGACTCAGTgtccgactcgctgtgatcgTTCCGCtgtagttcacggtaagaagagcggaCGGCGCTGTGTATcggtctggttccagtaaaaattGACCATGAAAACTGTAAATAGACTGATATGTAgatgtggggcagtgaggagacttcatgtagtgAAGCAAACGTATGAGTTGAAACGGACATTTCCGTGAAATCTATCTTGAGTACAGCAAagtgctaaattattggaatgcggccaataaaacagtatgctttatagcccggaaattacggGAAGTAAcatcctgaaaaaaaaactaaattactgCCTTCACCTACCAGTGGGAAGCACACTGGTCATAGTCAGTGTTGGCTGACTTGTGGACTTCAACTCCTACAGAACTGCAGAAAAACACCAGAGTTAGACCAGAAGACATCAAACCACGAGAGAGAAAGAAGGTAAAAGCTAAGGAGATTACCGTAGGGGAGGAGAGGTGGAGGTGTCTCCAGTGCTGCCCAGTGACGACGTGGATAGGTTGGCCTCGTGGTCAGCAGGGCCGTCTACCAGTGGGGGCGTCCTAGGAACCAGATCTGGTCTGCCTAACTGTACGCCTGAGAACAAAATGCATTGCTtaagttttttttcaacctgTATTACTCCTGTGAAaacagatatgagaaaaactgcTCCTGTGGGTGCAGGTAACCATAGATCTAATAGCGCTTTTCCACCAACAGAACCAGTTTGGTTTTTTACACCGCAGCAGCAGCAAGTTGGAGCCACGTCCTTGCATCACCACGTCACTGATTACGTAGCAGTTTACCCATGAGCACTTGCGCCATAATGAAGGCCATGCTTTGGCCTTCATTATTACTATTTCATCCTACGTAAAGATTCAGCTTTACCCGTCTT is a genomic window of Gouania willdenowi chromosome 16, fGouWil2.1, whole genome shotgun sequence containing:
- the LOC114478126 gene encoding serum amyloid P-component-like; the encoded protein is MKTLLFLLGLFATCYGKTEDLSGKVFVFPKETATDHVKLITSKTRFEHVSVCLRFITDLSRTYGIFSMSSPAQSNAFLLFKESTSNSIEVAVNGISIHFKSLSFPPNTWHYLCSTWSSSNGLAQLWLDGKPSIRRFVGNSVITGAPITLLGQEQDTYGGGFDKDQSFVGMISQVHMWDHVLPASEIRRYSQGKHITPGNVFNWKDLNYMISGSILLEEESEVV